One window from the genome of Spirosoma rhododendri encodes:
- a CDS encoding arsenosugar biosynthesis-associated peroxidase-like protein — METYYDPADLKKFGQISEFQKELADKFFSYYGSVFAEGALTAREKSLIALAVAHTVQCAYCIDAYTNDTLEKGCTEEQMMEAVHVAAAIRSGSTLVHSVQMMNKVKQVSM, encoded by the coding sequence ATGGAAACCTACTATGACCCCGCCGATCTTAAGAAATTTGGCCAGATCAGCGAATTTCAGAAGGAATTAGCCGACAAGTTTTTCTCGTACTACGGCTCGGTGTTTGCCGAAGGCGCGCTGACCGCCCGTGAGAAATCACTAATCGCTCTCGCCGTTGCCCACACGGTTCAGTGTGCTTATTGCATCGACGCCTACACCAACGATACGCTCGAAAAAGGATGCACTGAAGAGCAGATGATGGAAGCTGTTCACGTAGCCGCTGCCATCCGCAGTGGCTCGACGCTGGTCCACAGCGTCCAGATGATGAACAAAGTGAAACAGGTATCAATGTGA
- the arsS gene encoding arsenosugar biosynthesis radical SAM (seleno)protein ArsS (Some members of this family are selenoproteins.) produces MKSLKASGHQLASAAAQIELLEQQAETRQRPTFRNQLESIDLFPLRPTGIDVLQINVGKMCNQVCKHCHVDAGPDRKEIMTRETMQQCIDVLAQTNIPVVDLTGGAPEMNPNFRWFVEEIKKLGRHVIVRCNLTIIVANPKYNDLPDFFRQHQIEVVSSLPFYNADKTDRQRGQGVFQDSIKALHMLNAVGYGQPDTGLVLNLVYNPAGAFMPGSQVSLEQQFKRVLLSEFGIVFNSLFAITNIPVSRYLDYLVASGNYDSYMEKLVNAFNPTAAAGVMCRNMISVGWDGQLYDCDFNQMLDLTVRVPGRHISEFDADALMQRAIIVNEHCYGCTAGAGSSCGGTTA; encoded by the coding sequence ATGAAAAGCCTTAAAGCGAGCGGGCATCAGCTGGCAAGTGCGGCAGCGCAGATTGAGCTGCTGGAGCAGCAGGCCGAGACCCGGCAACGCCCGACGTTCCGGAATCAGCTGGAGTCGATCGATCTGTTTCCGCTGCGGCCCACCGGCATCGACGTGTTGCAGATCAACGTCGGCAAGATGTGTAATCAGGTCTGTAAACACTGCCACGTCGATGCGGGCCCCGACCGGAAGGAGATTATGACCCGCGAAACGATGCAGCAATGCATCGACGTGCTGGCTCAAACGAACATTCCGGTTGTCGACCTGACGGGTGGTGCGCCCGAAATGAACCCCAACTTCCGGTGGTTCGTGGAAGAGATCAAAAAGCTGGGGCGGCACGTGATCGTACGCTGCAACCTCACGATTATCGTGGCCAATCCGAAATACAACGATCTGCCCGACTTTTTCCGGCAGCATCAGATCGAAGTGGTCAGTTCGCTACCGTTCTACAATGCCGACAAAACCGACCGGCAGCGTGGGCAGGGCGTATTTCAGGATTCGATCAAGGCGCTGCACATGCTCAACGCCGTGGGCTACGGCCAACCCGACACCGGGCTGGTGCTCAATCTGGTCTACAATCCGGCGGGTGCGTTTATGCCCGGCTCGCAGGTCAGCTTGGAGCAGCAGTTCAAGCGGGTGCTGCTCAGCGAGTTCGGCATCGTGTTCAACAGCCTGTTTGCCATCACCAACATCCCCGTCAGCCGGTACCTCGACTACCTCGTGGCATCGGGTAACTACGACAGTTACATGGAAAAGCTAGTGAACGCTTTCAACCCGACGGCAGCAGCGGGGGTGATGTGCCGCAACATGATTTCGGTCGGCTGGGATGGTCAGCTCTACGATTGCGACTTCAACCAGATGCTCGACCTGACGGTTCGCGTTCCGGGTCGGCATATCAGCGAATTCGACGCCGATGCGCTCATGCAGCGCGCCATCATCGTCAATGAGCACTGCTACGGCTGCACCGCCGGGGCCGGCTCCAGCTGTGGCGGCACGACGGCATAG
- a CDS encoding aldehyde dehydrogenase family protein has protein sequence MLTETQPSVQRNDFAATFDRQRRHAPQMALTTASERIERIRRIQRWVVAHQADIEQAMYDDFRKPPAEVMMGELMALNGEIRHTIRHLKRWMKPQRVPTPISLIGTTSRIVHEPKGNVLIISPWNYPFVLSIRPLVSALAAGNVVIIKPSELTPNTAGLISRMIAELFPADEVTVFEGDATVSTALLELPFNHIFFTGSPAVGRIVMAAAAKHLASVTLELGGKSPAIVDESANLGQAAGQLAWGKCLNNGQTCIAPDYLLVHESVKAPFVEALRNAMVSMYSPDGKPVEASDSYARIVNSNHFRRVKALFDDALAKGATVALCGQMNEADNFIAPTLLETVTDEMRVMQEEIFGPILPILTYRTLDDALRTINQREKPLALYIHSRDRQRTQYIIDRTSAGDTVVNDTLLQFGNVELPFGGVNNSGLGKSNGFYSFQEFSNQRGIVKRLFGTLRPIYPPYTNRVEKTIAFLMRYF, from the coding sequence ATGCTAACCGAAACCCAACCATCTGTTCAGCGCAACGATTTCGCTGCGACCTTCGACCGTCAGCGTCGACACGCGCCACAAATGGCCCTGACTACAGCTAGCGAACGGATCGAACGAATCCGGCGCATTCAACGCTGGGTCGTGGCACATCAGGCCGACATCGAGCAGGCGATGTACGATGACTTCCGCAAGCCGCCCGCCGAGGTGATGATGGGTGAACTTATGGCCCTGAACGGTGAGATACGCCACACGATCCGGCACCTGAAACGCTGGATGAAGCCGCAGCGGGTCCCGACTCCGATTAGTCTGATCGGTACGACGAGCCGAATAGTACATGAACCAAAGGGGAATGTGCTGATTATTTCGCCCTGGAACTACCCGTTTGTGCTGAGTATCCGGCCGCTGGTGTCGGCGCTGGCGGCTGGTAATGTGGTTATTATCAAGCCTTCCGAACTAACGCCCAACACCGCCGGTCTAATCAGCCGGATGATTGCCGAGCTTTTCCCCGCCGACGAAGTGACGGTGTTCGAGGGCGACGCAACGGTATCGACGGCGTTGCTGGAACTGCCGTTTAACCACATATTCTTTACGGGGAGCCCGGCTGTGGGGCGCATCGTGATGGCGGCAGCGGCCAAACACCTGGCGTCGGTGACGCTGGAACTGGGGGGCAAATCGCCTGCTATCGTCGATGAGTCGGCTAATCTGGGGCAGGCAGCCGGGCAACTGGCGTGGGGCAAGTGCCTGAACAACGGGCAGACCTGCATTGCACCCGACTACCTGCTGGTTCACGAGTCGGTCAAAGCGCCGTTTGTCGAGGCTCTGCGCAATGCGATGGTGAGCATGTACAGCCCTGATGGGAAGCCGGTTGAAGCGTCGGACAGCTACGCCCGGATCGTCAACAGCAATCACTTCCGGCGGGTGAAAGCGCTGTTTGATGATGCGCTGGCGAAAGGAGCAACGGTTGCGCTGTGCGGGCAAATGAACGAAGCCGACAATTTCATCGCACCCACGCTGCTGGAAACTGTTACCGACGAGATGCGGGTGATGCAGGAGGAGATTTTCGGCCCGATACTACCCATTCTGACGTACCGCACGCTGGACGACGCGCTCCGCACGATCAATCAACGGGAGAAACCGCTGGCCCTGTACATCCACAGCCGCGACCGGCAACGCACGCAGTACATCATCGACCGGACGTCGGCGGGCGATACAGTCGTGAATGATACACTGCTTCAGTTTGGCAACGTCGAATTACCGTTTGGCGGAGTCAATAACAGCGGATTGGGGAAATCGAATGGCTTCTACAGCTTTCAGGAGTTTTCCAATCAGCGGGGCATTGTGAAGCGGCTATTCGGTACGCTGCGCCCCATCTACCCGCCCTACACCAACCGCGTTGAAAAAACCATCGCGTTCCTGATGCGGTATTTTTAA
- a CDS encoding helix-turn-helix domain-containing protein, with protein MSLVSENIRYLRKLNGLTQEQFSRKINIKRSLLGAYEEGRANPNQQNMTAIAKAFNTTIELLTRQDLRKLRETPSLSIPLGQPARHSEPAARVDGSSIRSDGKIDRDSDPFQHPDFPDIFGESADDEPTTPMPQPLAKVLNKYYQEAPVRETRTAPAPPIITPPVRPSTADGVSGVSFQPVSNGPANDPLFSRPESRPAAAVRSADMPSFNRNYESPAATVSAAPAGSGVAIPVVMQTQFVEYSQRYQQAEFVHQMPVMSLPTLTDGHYRAFEAGADFTFPGALLVGQFVRNWFDIADGKFYVVLTAHQGICSRRVYNQVKIKGSLLLTADRADTPNLEIGLKDVLEVWEICAFVSQQLPPPVPSTDRLRQLVDELRLEVGRF; from the coding sequence ATGTCTCTCGTCAGCGAAAATATCCGCTACCTGCGCAAACTCAACGGGCTGACGCAGGAACAGTTTTCCCGCAAAATCAACATCAAACGCTCATTGCTGGGTGCTTACGAGGAAGGGCGCGCCAACCCCAACCAGCAGAACATGACGGCAATTGCTAAAGCCTTCAACACTACCATCGAGCTGCTGACCCGGCAGGACCTGCGGAAACTGCGCGAAACCCCCAGCCTGAGCATCCCCCTTGGCCAGCCTGCGCGGCACAGCGAACCGGCCGCCCGGGTCGATGGGTCGAGCATCCGGTCCGACGGAAAAATCGACCGCGACTCTGACCCGTTTCAGCACCCCGACTTCCCCGATATTTTCGGCGAATCGGCCGACGACGAGCCAACAACCCCGATGCCGCAACCGCTGGCGAAGGTGCTGAACAAGTACTATCAGGAAGCCCCCGTGCGCGAAACCCGCACGGCCCCGGCTCCGCCCATCATCACCCCACCCGTCCGGCCCTCAACCGCCGACGGGGTATCCGGCGTTTCGTTTCAACCCGTGTCAAACGGCCCCGCCAACGACCCGCTCTTTAGCCGCCCGGAATCACGTCCTGCGGCAGCGGTTCGTTCGGCAGATATGCCGAGTTTCAATCGCAACTACGAATCTCCGGCAGCAACCGTATCTGCCGCACCCGCCGGGTCGGGCGTAGCGATTCCGGTGGTGATGCAGACGCAGTTCGTTGAGTATAGTCAGCGGTATCAGCAGGCCGAATTTGTGCATCAGATGCCCGTTATGTCGCTACCCACCCTGACCGATGGCCACTACCGCGCCTTCGAGGCCGGGGCCGACTTCACGTTTCCCGGTGCGCTGCTCGTCGGGCAGTTCGTTCGTAACTGGTTCGACATTGCCGACGGCAAGTTTTACGTGGTCCTGACGGCACATCAGGGCATTTGCAGCCGTCGGGTGTACAATCAGGTAAAAATCAAAGGCTCGCTCCTGCTCACCGCCGACCGAGCCGATACCCCCAATCTGGAAATCGGGTTGAAAGATGTGCTTGAAGTATGGGAGATATGCGCTTTCGTGAGCCAGCAACTACCGCCACCCGTGCCCAGCACCGACCGGCTCCGCCAGCTTGTCGATGAATTGCGGCTGGAAGTCGGGCGATTCTAA
- the truA gene encoding tRNA pseudouridine(38-40) synthase TruA, whose amino-acid sequence MRYFLELAYRGTHYHGWQRQPNGISVQEVLETALSTILREPIALTGSGRTDTGVHAGQQFAHFETSQPLPDTLIRSLNGMTNADVAVYDCFPVGPDDHARFTATYRYYQYQICRRKDPFRADLAYQFPFSVDVVRMNEAASLLLTHTDFESFSKVKTDVKTFDCRIDFAYWVQHDTGDLTFHIRADRFLRGMVRAIVGTLLAVGQGRLSVAEFDAIIEARNRKRAGRAAPAEGLSLVAIGYPESVFAERTTGPS is encoded by the coding sequence ATGCGTTATTTTCTCGAACTCGCTTACCGGGGCACTCACTACCACGGCTGGCAGCGGCAACCCAATGGTATCAGTGTGCAGGAAGTGCTTGAAACGGCGCTGAGCACTATTCTGCGTGAGCCCATCGCCCTGACGGGTAGCGGCCGAACCGACACCGGCGTTCATGCCGGACAGCAATTCGCCCATTTCGAGACTAGTCAACCCCTGCCCGATACACTGATTCGTTCGCTCAACGGCATGACCAATGCCGACGTGGCCGTGTACGACTGCTTTCCCGTCGGGCCCGACGACCACGCTCGATTTACCGCTACCTACCGCTACTATCAGTACCAGATTTGTCGGCGGAAAGACCCGTTTCGGGCTGATCTGGCGTATCAGTTTCCGTTTTCGGTGGATGTAGTGCGTATGAACGAAGCGGCTTCCCTACTGCTGACGCACACCGATTTCGAGAGTTTCAGCAAGGTAAAAACTGACGTCAAAACGTTCGACTGCCGCATCGACTTCGCTTATTGGGTGCAGCACGACACCGGTGATCTGACATTTCATATCCGGGCCGATCGATTTCTGCGCGGTATGGTGCGAGCTATCGTCGGCACCTTACTCGCCGTGGGGCAGGGTCGCCTGTCGGTTGCGGAGTTCGATGCCATAATCGAGGCCCGGAACCGGAAGCGGGCAGGGCGGGCAGCCCCGGCCGAAGGGCTGTCGCTGGTAGCGATCGGTTACCCAGAAAGCGTGTTCGCCGAACGAACCACCGGCCCCTCTTAG
- a CDS encoding nucleotidyltransferase family protein: MGGEVKQLLVYKEQTLIRRTVETAMALQRGPVVVVLGANRDRIAGELTDLPVTLIDNPAWPTGQASSLKTGLAALYLTHKDIDAVLVLHVDQPMVSLGLLLYMVEVNDDQGKGIVACRYDTQLSVPALFDRTYIDELLQLKGDKGVKWVIGRHRDDCSEVPFEAGAVDLDSRRDVEQFRQAYLAASSGELLSDE; encoded by the coding sequence ATGGGTGGCGAGGTGAAACAATTGCTTGTGTATAAAGAGCAAACCCTGATTCGCCGTACCGTCGAAACGGCGATGGCGCTTCAGCGGGGCCCCGTGGTGGTGGTGCTTGGCGCGAACCGCGACCGTATTGCGGGCGAACTCACCGATCTGCCCGTTACGCTCATCGACAACCCCGCCTGGCCCACCGGGCAGGCGTCGTCGCTGAAAACCGGGCTGGCTGCGCTCTATCTGACCCACAAAGACATCGACGCGGTACTGGTGCTGCACGTCGATCAGCCAATGGTGTCGCTTGGCCTGCTGTTGTACATGGTTGAGGTCAACGACGATCAGGGCAAAGGCATCGTGGCCTGCCGGTACGACACCCAACTCAGCGTGCCCGCCCTATTTGACCGCACGTACATTGACGAACTGCTGCAACTAAAGGGCGACAAAGGGGTGAAATGGGTAATCGGGCGGCACCGCGACGACTGCTCGGAAGTGCCCTTTGAAGCCGGGGCCGTCGACCTCGACTCCCGGCGCGACGTAGAACAGTTCCGGCAGGCTTACCTGGCCGCGTCGTCGGGTGAACTGCTGTCTGACGAGTAA
- a CDS encoding glycoside hydrolase family 65 protein, giving the protein MKHYLTQDPWRIVEEGFHRDYNEITESVMSLGNGRLGGRGSFEEKFSGKTLQGNYVAGVYYPDKTRVGWWKNGYPEYFAKVLNAANWIGIDIDIEYESLDLAHCEVRDFRRELNMQEGYLERQFVAVLKSGKELQINTKRFCSIVDDEAGAIRYSVTPLNFDAKITITPYIDGAIRNRDANYDETFWDEVRKETGYGEAYIELRTRKTGFHVATGMCVEIEQNGLKIDYQSQPIKYEKYVANRISLDCRRGQETVVYKYAVNLSSLNFPSDSLIREAHSAIQKISRKGFEKMLHEQQQAWADKWKTNDITIDGDVAAQQGIRFNIFQLNQTYTGEDERLNIGPKGFTGEKYGGSTYWDTEAYCLPFYLSTADQKVARNLLIYRHKQLGKAIENAQKLGFRAGAALYPMVTMNGEECHNEWEITFEEIHRNGAIAYAIYDYVRYTGDRQYLADYGLEVLIAISRFWSQRVNWSKAKNQYVMLGVTGPNEYENNVNNNWYTNYIAAWTLRYTLEAVAIVKSIAPDRYAELVDRIHFREEKETTTARHIIDNMHLPADPERQVFLQQSDFLDKELMPVSDIPKGQRPLNQNWSWDRILRSCFIKQADVLQGLYFFEDEFDTDTLRRNFDFYEPMTVHESSLSPCVHSIQASKLGMKEKAYEMYLRTARLDLDDYNNDTEDGCHITSMAGTWLAVVKGFGGMRVSHDGELQFAPYCPDNWQALSFKIRFRGNLLAITATQKDVTVQNFSAQPITLLIADQPITVAGEQSQTVSTTAVEA; this is encoded by the coding sequence ATGAAACACTACCTGACTCAGGATCCCTGGCGCATTGTTGAAGAAGGGTTCCACCGCGATTACAACGAAATCACCGAAAGCGTCATGTCGCTGGGCAACGGGCGGCTCGGCGGACGCGGTTCGTTTGAAGAAAAATTCAGTGGCAAAACCTTGCAGGGCAACTACGTAGCGGGGGTCTATTACCCCGACAAAACGCGCGTAGGCTGGTGGAAAAACGGGTACCCGGAATATTTCGCCAAAGTGCTCAACGCTGCCAACTGGATCGGTATCGACATTGATATTGAATACGAAAGCCTTGACCTCGCCCACTGCGAAGTCCGCGATTTCCGGCGGGAGCTGAACATGCAGGAAGGCTACTTGGAACGGCAGTTTGTGGCCGTCCTGAAAAGCGGTAAAGAGCTACAGATCAACACGAAACGTTTCTGCTCGATCGTCGACGACGAAGCTGGTGCCATCCGCTACTCGGTCACTCCGCTGAATTTCGACGCTAAAATTACCATCACGCCCTACATCGACGGGGCCATCCGCAACCGCGACGCCAACTACGACGAAACGTTCTGGGATGAGGTGCGGAAAGAAACCGGCTACGGCGAAGCGTACATCGAACTGCGCACCCGCAAAACCGGCTTTCACGTCGCGACGGGCATGTGCGTGGAGATCGAGCAGAACGGTCTGAAAATCGATTATCAGTCGCAGCCGATCAAGTACGAAAAATACGTTGCCAATCGCATCTCGCTCGACTGTCGGCGGGGGCAGGAAACGGTCGTTTACAAATACGCCGTGAACTTGTCGTCGCTGAATTTCCCCAGCGACTCGCTCATTCGCGAAGCCCACTCGGCTATTCAGAAAATCAGCCGGAAGGGTTTTGAGAAGATGCTGCACGAACAGCAGCAGGCATGGGCCGACAAGTGGAAAACCAACGACATTACCATCGACGGCGACGTAGCAGCCCAGCAAGGTATTCGATTCAACATTTTCCAGCTCAACCAGACCTATACGGGTGAAGATGAGCGGCTTAACATCGGCCCAAAGGGTTTTACGGGTGAGAAATACGGCGGCAGCACCTACTGGGATACCGAAGCGTACTGCCTGCCTTTTTACCTGTCGACGGCCGACCAGAAAGTAGCACGCAACCTGCTGATTTACCGGCACAAGCAGCTCGGCAAAGCCATCGAGAATGCGCAGAAGCTGGGCTTCCGGGCCGGGGCTGCGCTGTACCCGATGGTGACGATGAACGGCGAAGAGTGCCACAACGAGTGGGAAATCACGTTCGAGGAAATTCACCGTAACGGAGCCATCGCCTACGCCATCTATGACTACGTACGCTACACCGGCGACCGGCAGTATCTGGCCGACTACGGGCTGGAAGTGCTCATCGCGATCAGCCGGTTCTGGAGTCAGCGGGTCAACTGGTCGAAGGCGAAAAACCAGTACGTGATGCTGGGCGTGACGGGCCCGAACGAGTACGAAAACAACGTCAACAACAACTGGTACACCAACTACATTGCCGCCTGGACGCTACGCTATACGCTCGAAGCGGTGGCTATTGTAAAATCCATTGCCCCTGATCGGTACGCCGAACTCGTCGACCGGATTCACTTCCGCGAAGAAAAGGAAACGACCACGGCGCGGCACATCATCGACAATATGCACCTCCCGGCCGATCCGGAGCGGCAGGTGTTTTTGCAGCAGAGCGACTTCCTCGACAAGGAGCTGATGCCGGTTTCGGACATCCCGAAAGGGCAGCGGCCACTCAACCAGAACTGGTCGTGGGACCGGATTCTGCGGTCGTGCTTCATCAAACAGGCCGACGTGCTGCAAGGGTTATATTTCTTTGAAGACGAGTTCGACACCGACACGCTTCGGCGCAACTTCGACTTCTACGAGCCAATGACCGTACACGAGTCGTCGCTGTCGCCCTGCGTGCATTCGATTCAGGCGTCGAAGCTGGGGATGAAAGAAAAAGCCTACGAAATGTACCTGCGTACGGCCCGGCTCGACCTCGACGATTACAACAACGACACCGAAGACGGTTGCCATATCACGAGTATGGCCGGTACGTGGCTGGCCGTGGTGAAGGGCTTCGGCGGTATGCGCGTCAGCCACGACGGGGAGTTGCAGTTTGCGCCGTACTGCCCCGACAACTGGCAGGCGCTGTCGTTCAAAATCCGCTTCCGGGGTAATCTGCTGGCGATCACGGCCACGCAGAAAGACGTAACCGTGCAGAACTTTTCGGCCCAGCCGATCACGCTGCTTATTGCCGATCAGCCAATTACGGTGGCTGGCGAACAGTCGCAAACCGTATCAACAACGGCTGTAGAAGCGTAA
- a CDS encoding class I SAM-dependent methyltransferase: protein MNHSFRFNFDAVTPVYDALSRLVFGRRLERAQTVWLGQISSGASVLVLGGGTGSLLGPLLARQPGRVLFLEASGQMLARAGRRMIQEQLPGQVDFQRGTEQDLQLTDQFDIIILPFVLDLFAEATVRDHMLPKLTGALQPGGTVLITDFVRTDRPWQRALLQLMIWFFRLTAHIETRQLLNWQRLLADTRLSRTGQAPQVWGMVSAESWRLT, encoded by the coding sequence ATGAATCACAGTTTCCGCTTCAACTTCGACGCCGTTACGCCGGTTTACGATGCGCTCAGCCGCCTTGTGTTCGGGCGTCGGCTGGAGCGGGCGCAAACAGTATGGCTGGGGCAGATTTCATCGGGCGCGTCGGTGCTGGTGCTCGGTGGGGGAACGGGGAGTCTGCTCGGCCCGCTACTCGCCCGGCAACCGGGGCGGGTGCTGTTTCTGGAAGCATCGGGGCAAATGCTGGCGCGGGCAGGTCGGCGCATGATTCAAGAGCAGCTACCGGGTCAGGTCGACTTTCAGCGCGGTACCGAGCAGGATTTGCAGCTAACCGACCAATTCGATATCATCATCCTGCCGTTTGTGCTCGACCTGTTTGCCGAAGCGACCGTGCGCGACCATATGCTGCCGAAACTTACGGGTGCTTTACAACCCGGCGGCACCGTGCTGATTACCGATTTTGTCCGGACCGACCGGCCCTGGCAACGCGCACTGCTTCAGCTGATGATCTGGTTTTTTCGGCTGACGGCTCACATCGAAACGCGGCAGCTACTCAACTGGCAGCGGCTATTGGCCGATACCCGTCTGAGCCGAACAGGCCAAGCCCCGCAGGTGTGGGGCATGGTGTCGGCCGAATCGTGGCGGTTGACATGA
- the frr gene encoding ribosome recycling factor: MEEIELYLDDARDTMEKAIKHLNIELTKIRAGKANAGMLDGIQVEYYGMLSPLNTIAAINTPDARTISIKPFEKKMIGEVEKAIRNSNLGLAPNNDGETIRLSIPMLTEERRRDLVKRVKQEVEVAKVNVRNIRKDTNDGIRKLTKEGVSEDAVKVGEERVQKLTDTFIARVDETFVAKEKDILSV; the protein is encoded by the coding sequence ATGGAAGAGATCGAATTATATCTGGACGATGCCAGAGATACGATGGAAAAGGCCATCAAACACCTTAATATCGAATTGACCAAGATCCGGGCCGGGAAAGCCAATGCGGGCATGCTCGACGGTATTCAGGTCGAATATTACGGGATGCTGTCGCCCCTGAACACGATCGCAGCTATTAACACCCCCGATGCTCGTACCATCTCGATTAAGCCGTTTGAGAAAAAGATGATCGGCGAAGTCGAGAAAGCCATCCGTAACTCAAACCTGGGGCTGGCTCCCAACAACGACGGTGAAACCATCCGGCTCAGTATCCCGATGCTGACCGAAGAACGTCGGCGCGATCTGGTAAAGCGGGTCAAACAGGAAGTGGAAGTGGCTAAAGTTAACGTGCGCAACATTCGCAAAGATACCAACGACGGTATCCGTAAGCTGACTAAAGAAGGTGTATCGGAAGACGCCGTGAAAGTAGGTGAGGAGCGCGTTCAGAAGCTGACCGATACGTTCATCGCCCGCGTCGACGAAACGTTTGTCGCTAAAGAGAAAGATATTCTGTCGGTGTAA
- a CDS encoding acetyl-CoA carboxylase biotin carboxyl carrier protein subunit has product MLAASVNNTESVTIDFTPAGPTVNDEPFAWDLVRLSDRTFSILHQNRSYTAELLELNQTTKTVSLKINEHKYTVQLKDRFDLLLEKMGMSNMANAKVDDLKAPMPGLIVGVSVQPGDAVQKGDSLLILEAMKMENNLKAAAEGTVKAIRAAKGDRVEKGQVLIEFV; this is encoded by the coding sequence ATGCTTGCTGCGTCCGTCAACAACACCGAATCTGTTACCATCGATTTTACGCCCGCCGGGCCAACGGTCAATGACGAGCCGTTTGCCTGGGATCTGGTTCGGCTGTCGGACCGGACGTTCAGCATCCTGCATCAGAACCGGTCTTATACGGCTGAACTGCTGGAACTGAACCAGACAACGAAGACCGTCAGTCTGAAAATCAACGAACACAAGTATACCGTTCAGTTAAAAGACCGCTTCGATCTGCTGCTCGAAAAGATGGGGATGAGCAACATGGCCAATGCGAAGGTCGATGACCTGAAAGCACCCATGCCCGGCCTGATCGTGGGGGTCAGCGTGCAACCCGGCGACGCGGTGCAGAAGGGTGATAGTCTGCTGATTCTGGAAGCGATGAAGATGGAAAACAACCTCAAAGCAGCCGCTGAGGGTACGGTCAAGGCCATTCGGGCGGCCAAAGGCGACCGGGTTGAGAAGGGGCAGGTACTGATTGAATTTGTATGA
- the dusB gene encoding tRNA dihydrouridine synthase DusB, producing MVTIGNIELPDFPLLLAPMEDVSDPPFRAVCKANGADLMYTEFISSEGLIRDAAKSVQKLDIFEYERPIGIQLFGSDVETMGECARIASRAQPDLIDINYGCPVKNVACRGAGAALLQDIPKMVRMTEAVVKATDLPVTVKTRLGWDESTKNIGEVAERLQDIGIKALTVHGRTRVQMYKGEADWTLIGRIKENSRITIPIFGNGDIDSPEKALEYKNRYGVDGVMIGRASIGYPWIFDEIKHFVKTGEHRPAPTIADRVAVCRQHLDFSIRWKGEIVGLFEMRRHYANYFKGLPDFKPYRMQLVTTDSYAGVSAVLDEVAEQYMGVMA from the coding sequence ATGGTAACGATTGGTAATATAGAACTACCGGATTTTCCGTTGCTGCTGGCTCCGATGGAGGATGTCAGCGACCCGCCGTTTCGGGCGGTGTGCAAGGCCAACGGAGCCGACCTGATGTACACGGAATTTATTTCGTCGGAAGGGCTCATCCGCGATGCGGCCAAGAGCGTGCAGAAGCTCGATATTTTCGAGTACGAACGGCCCATTGGCATTCAGCTCTTCGGCTCCGACGTCGAGACGATGGGCGAGTGCGCCCGGATCGCCAGCCGCGCCCAGCCCGATTTGATTGACATTAACTACGGCTGTCCGGTGAAAAACGTAGCCTGCCGGGGGGCGGGTGCCGCGCTCTTGCAGGACATCCCGAAGATGGTCCGCATGACCGAAGCCGTTGTAAAAGCGACTGATCTGCCCGTTACGGTGAAGACCCGACTGGGCTGGGACGAATCGACCAAAAACATCGGTGAAGTGGCCGAGCGGTTGCAGGACATCGGCATCAAAGCCCTGACCGTACACGGCCGTACCCGCGTGCAGATGTACAAAGGCGAAGCCGACTGGACACTGATTGGCCGGATCAAGGAAAATTCGCGCATTACCATTCCCATCTTCGGCAACGGCGATATCGACTCGCCCGAAAAGGCGCTGGAATACAAGAACCGGTACGGCGTCGATGGTGTGATGATCGGCCGGGCCAGCATCGGCTACCCGTGGATTTTTGACGAGATCAAGCACTTTGTAAAAACGGGTGAACATCGCCCGGCCCCGACCATCGCTGACCGTGTGGCGGTGTGTCGGCAGCACCTTGATTTTTCTATTCGGTGGAAAGGCGAAATCGTTGGCCTGTTCGAAATGCGTCGGCACTACGCCAATTATTTCAAGGGCCTGCCCGACTTCAAACCGTACCGGATGCAGCTCGTCACGACGGATTCCTACGCTGGTGTCAGCGCCGTGCTGGATGAAGTTGCCGAACAGTACATGGGGGTTATGGCGTAA